One genomic region from Vanessa tameamea isolate UH-Manoa-2023 chromosome 14, ilVanTame1 primary haplotype, whole genome shotgun sequence encodes:
- the LOC113398730 gene encoding uncharacterized protein LOC113398730 — MSKKKYNFRDVSYGLQKLRNFLLGRKHTLHGRFPPLLAPRTIPPAEIPRGPDFKYSDKYYFKRNAFNSVLPPVVAPVGEGPPILKDPVKKIASTVIPPDAICFNYAPTPGPTWWWDGHCYYENVPDPICAPQQSASPCPPSPEQQQQK, encoded by the exons ATGTcgaagaaaaaatacaattttagagATGTATCTTACGGCTTACAAAAGCTAAGAAACTTTTTACTCGGAAGAAAACATACACTGCATGGTCGTTTTCCTCCTTTATTGGCTCCACGTACTATTCCACCAGCTGAGATTCCAAGGGGAccagattttaaatattctgacaaatattactttaaaagaaATGCTTTTAATTCAGTTCTGCCACCAGTTGTTGCACCAGTAGGGGAAGGTCCCCCTATTTTGAAGGATCcagttaaaaaaatagcttCTACGGTTATTCCTCCAGATGCC ATATGCTTTAACTATGCTCCAACACCTGGCCCTACATGGTGGTGGGATGGTCACTGTTATTATGAAAATGTCCCGGATCCGATTTGTGCCCCTCAGCAAAGTGCTTCGCCTTGTCCACCTTCACCtgaacaacaacaacaaaaataa